One genomic window of Prochlorococcus sp. MIT 0801 includes the following:
- the psbN gene encoding photosystem II reaction center protein PsbN — protein METSTTDPTLLMLIGGIVVLLAGSVAYGVYSTFGSGSKELRDTIDEHAKMHELGIAHGHGGSSEAYEMSGKLQKDQIS, from the coding sequence ATGGAAACTTCAACTACTGATCCAACCTTATTGATGCTGATAGGAGGAATTGTTGTTTTACTAGCCGGCTCAGTAGCCTATGGCGTTTATTCAACATTCGGTTCGGGCTCAAAAGAGCTCAGAGACACTATTGATGAGCATGCGAAAATGCATGAATTAGGTATTGCGCATGGTCATGGTGGAAGTTCAGAGGCCTATGAGATGTCTGGAAAACTTCAAAAGGATCAAATTTCGTAA
- a CDS encoding glutaredoxin family protein, with protein MNSEVLILYSRKGCCLCQTLEEKLSRICLDNLNPSVVLSIIDIDSKTVSLDIQMKYTNEVPVIVLDSTRLLKKIELPRVSPRLKEDMLLSWIQKNLNILYKKV; from the coding sequence ATGAACTCAGAGGTATTGATCTTATATTCACGTAAAGGCTGCTGCTTGTGTCAAACACTTGAGGAGAAATTATCTAGGATATGTCTAGATAATTTAAACCCTTCTGTTGTGCTTTCCATTATCGATATAGATAGTAAAACAGTGTCTTTAGATATACAAATGAAGTATACAAATGAAGTTCCAGTAATAGTTCTTGACTCAACTAGATTGTTAAAAAAGATTGAATTGCCTCGGGTCTCACCACGTTTAAAGGAAGACATGCTTTTATCTTGGATACAAAAGAATTTGAATATTTTGTACAAAAAAGTTTAA
- a CDS encoding aminotransferase class V-fold PLP-dependent enzyme, whose amino-acid sequence MSPILFKDNMPALQNKAYFNYGGQGPLPTQSLNAITSSWQTIQKLGPFTNNVWPYITKEVITTKNLIAEICSIHPKRIAFTENVTSGCVLPLLGLPFSDGDNLLLSDCEHPGIIAACKELARKKNLTIAILPVSKLCNGNDKKDETYNTVLKLIDEYLQKNTKLIVLSHLLWNTGQIMPIELISKRLKEHSSKPYLLVDAAQSFCHIPSKGACDTADIYAFTGHKWAYGPEGLGAVVLSARVLEESSPTLIGWKSLKAEEGIHINNKAPFHSDARRFEIATSCIPLLAGLRSSLAMLKNEGNETERFFKIKSLSCILWEKLNQIKNIELVLNSPPPSGIISFTINGNHSPEEVVDYLGKENLWIRVLEDPKWLRACVHITTDSNEIDNLVIGLKNFISTK is encoded by the coding sequence ATGTCACCAATATTGTTCAAAGACAATATGCCCGCGCTGCAAAATAAAGCTTATTTCAATTATGGAGGTCAAGGTCCACTCCCAACTCAATCATTAAATGCAATAACTTCTAGTTGGCAAACAATTCAAAAATTAGGTCCATTCACAAATAATGTTTGGCCATACATCACGAAAGAGGTAATAACCACAAAAAATCTTATAGCGGAGATTTGCTCTATACATCCTAAGAGAATTGCATTTACTGAAAATGTCACCTCCGGATGTGTCTTGCCTTTACTAGGGCTACCATTTTCTGATGGTGATAATTTATTACTTAGCGATTGTGAGCATCCGGGGATAATTGCAGCATGCAAAGAGTTAGCTCGAAAAAAGAATCTAACAATAGCAATACTTCCTGTATCAAAGTTATGCAATGGTAACGACAAGAAAGATGAGACGTATAACACAGTACTGAAATTGATAGATGAATATCTTCAAAAAAATACGAAGCTTATTGTTCTTTCACATCTCCTTTGGAATACAGGGCAAATTATGCCAATTGAACTTATTTCAAAAAGACTTAAAGAGCATTCAAGCAAACCTTATTTATTAGTTGATGCTGCTCAAAGCTTTTGTCATATTCCAAGCAAAGGTGCTTGTGATACTGCGGACATCTATGCGTTTACAGGACATAAATGGGCTTACGGGCCTGAGGGCTTGGGCGCTGTTGTTCTTTCAGCAAGAGTTCTAGAAGAATCTAGCCCAACATTGATTGGTTGGAAAAGCTTAAAAGCTGAAGAAGGAATACATATAAATAATAAAGCTCCTTTTCATTCTGATGCCAGACGTTTTGAGATAGCGACTTCTTGTATCCCTCTTTTAGCTGGTCTCAGAAGCTCTCTAGCAATGCTAAAAAACGAAGGTAATGAGACTGAGCGCTTTTTTAAGATTAAAAGCCTCAGCTGTATCCTGTGGGAGAAACTCAACCAAATCAAAAACATTGAACTTGTTTTAAATAGTCCTCCACCTTCAGGAATTATAAGTTTTACCATTAATGGGAACCATTCTCCTGAAGAGGTTGTCGATTATCTTGGTAAAGAGAATTTATGGATAAGAGTCCTCGAGGATCCTAAATGGCTTCGTGCTTGCGTTCACATAACTACAGATTCAAACGAAATAGATAACCTTGTTATTGGTCTAAAAAATTTCATCTCGACTAAGTAG
- the yidD gene encoding membrane protein insertion efficiency factor YidD, giving the protein MLTKINKAIALIFVSLISFYQKWISPLFGPSCRFIPSCSAYGIEAVNRHGPWRGGWLTLKRLSKCHPFTPCGCDPVPEK; this is encoded by the coding sequence ATGCTTACAAAGATCAATAAAGCCATTGCACTTATTTTTGTTAGTTTGATTTCCTTTTATCAGAAGTGGATTTCACCATTGTTTGGACCGAGTTGTCGATTTATCCCTAGTTGCAGTGCTTATGGGATAGAAGCCGTTAATAGGCATGGTCCTTGGAGAGGTGGTTGGTTGACCTTGAAAAGATTAAGTAAATGTCATCCTTTTACCCCATGTGGGTGTGACCCAGTTCCAGAAAAATGA
- a CDS encoding DUF4214 domain-containing protein, translated as MTPKQQTHKTANQSIEFVNNSGIDYIDSLFNNSQGQPIRWVSDPVYTKDHSVNSSTVITYSLPGLNGKTARYSYAEEEFLGLVKATAFTEKQASDIRKAFERISDFVNITFVEVDEEDVEENGETISKVGTIRLAIRTITDESGVYREGIGATASIPGDQPRGGDIFFNKQYENIGNFASGTVPDNGISDGDLKILYHEIFHALGTEHPGDHPTIKFPESKNKRPHTLFGPDGENTFIDDNNIISMDPGIYDIAPLQYLYGANNQYNVGDTIYSYSPNEPLFATIWDAGGVDTLDFGNFTKSQIINLSQGEFCDLSFDNNWSAKNHLGIAFNSIIENAKGGSGADQITGNKYKNNIQGNSGDDIIDGGSNYDIATYSGKFSDYTFTISNKKVTVVDNRSSTNDGTDTLSNIEKLTFADKNALVTSKEVKGITSLGFKSEKIYSGKSDSYKFYDLGSDKYGVETTSGIDELTGASILKFDDKNMHLANDIKATFDQVTGLNTDSGKMFRLYNASFKRLPDPDGLRYWISNFSSGKDDERAVASSFLASAEFKQRYGDNVSDSIYVNTLYRNVLSRDADTGGLNYWLGQLNSGAETRYEVLLGFSESAENKGLFTEMTGYA; from the coding sequence ATGACACCAAAACAACAAACCCACAAAACTGCCAATCAATCAATTGAATTCGTAAACAATTCTGGCATTGACTATATAGATTCTCTTTTTAACAACTCACAAGGACAACCTATTAGATGGGTCTCGGATCCAGTTTATACAAAGGATCATTCTGTAAATTCCTCAACAGTCATTACCTATAGCTTGCCAGGATTAAATGGGAAGACAGCAAGATATAGTTATGCTGAAGAAGAGTTTCTTGGGTTAGTCAAAGCTACCGCTTTCACAGAAAAACAAGCAAGTGATATCAGAAAAGCATTTGAACGCATAAGTGATTTTGTAAATATAACTTTTGTCGAAGTTGATGAAGAAGACGTTGAGGAGAATGGTGAGACAATTTCAAAAGTTGGAACAATCAGATTAGCTATAAGAACAATTACTGACGAATCTGGAGTTTATAGAGAAGGCATTGGTGCAACAGCTTCAATCCCTGGAGATCAGCCGCGAGGAGGTGACATTTTTTTTAATAAGCAATATGAAAATATTGGTAACTTTGCTTCTGGCACAGTGCCTGACAATGGAATAAGTGATGGGGATCTAAAAATTTTATACCACGAAATTTTTCATGCTTTAGGAACCGAGCACCCTGGAGATCATCCAACAATTAAATTTCCTGAATCTAAAAACAAAAGACCACATACTTTATTCGGCCCCGACGGTGAAAACACATTTATAGACGATAACAATATTATTTCGATGGATCCTGGAATATACGATATAGCACCTTTACAGTATCTATATGGAGCAAATAACCAATATAATGTAGGAGATACAATCTATAGCTACTCACCAAACGAACCACTCTTTGCAACTATTTGGGATGCGGGTGGAGTTGATACGTTAGATTTTGGTAATTTTACAAAGAGCCAAATAATTAATCTTTCACAGGGTGAATTTTGCGATTTAAGTTTTGATAATAATTGGTCTGCAAAAAACCATTTAGGTATTGCATTCAATTCCATCATTGAGAATGCTAAAGGTGGTTCCGGTGCTGATCAAATTACAGGTAATAAGTACAAAAACAATATTCAAGGTAATAGTGGTGACGATATAATTGATGGTGGCAGTAACTATGATATAGCAACCTACTCCGGGAAATTCTCAGATTACACATTCACAATTTCTAATAAAAAAGTAACTGTTGTAGATAATCGATCATCTACAAATGATGGGACTGATACCTTATCTAATATTGAAAAGCTGACCTTCGCAGATAAAAATGCCTTAGTAACAAGCAAGGAAGTTAAAGGTATTACTTCATTAGGATTTAAATCAGAAAAAATATATTCAGGCAAAAGTGATAGTTATAAATTCTATGATTTAGGAAGTGATAAATATGGAGTCGAGACAACAAGTGGAATCGATGAATTAACAGGTGCCTCGATCTTAAAATTTGATGATAAAAATATGCATCTAGCTAATGACATCAAAGCAACTTTTGATCAAGTCACTGGGCTGAATACAGACTCTGGAAAAATGTTCCGCCTATACAATGCCTCCTTTAAACGTCTACCTGACCCCGATGGACTACGATATTGGATTAGTAATTTCAGTTCTGGGAAAGATGATGAACGAGCCGTAGCTTCATCTTTTTTAGCTTCTGCTGAATTTAAGCAGCGTTATGGAGACAATGTCTCGGATTCAATCTATGTCAATACTCTGTATAGAAATGTCCTAAGCAGAGATGCTGATACCGGTGGATTGAACTATTGGTTAGGTCAATTAAATAGCGGAGCAGAAACAAGATATGAAGTTCTCCTTGGCTTCTCTGAATCAGCAGAAAACAAAGGACTCTTTACTGAAATGACAGGATATGCATAA
- the rpsD gene encoding 30S ribosomal protein S4 produces the protein MSRYRGPRLRITRRLGDLPGLTRKAAKRSHPPGQHGQARRKRSEYAIRLEEKQKLRFNYGISERQLVRYVKKARAQEGSTGTNLLKLLENRLDNVCFRLGFGPTIPGSRQLVNHGHVTVNGKITDIASYQCKAGDVIAIRDNKASKQLAQANLEFPGLANVPPHLELDKTKLSAKISAKTDREWVAIEINELLVVEYYSRKV, from the coding sequence ATGTCTAGATACCGCGGACCTCGTTTGAGGATCACGCGACGCTTGGGAGACCTACCTGGTCTCACCCGGAAGGCCGCAAAAAGGTCTCATCCACCAGGTCAGCACGGCCAAGCCCGTCGCAAGCGCTCTGAATACGCGATCCGACTCGAAGAAAAGCAAAAACTTCGATTCAACTATGGTATTTCTGAACGCCAGCTTGTTCGCTACGTAAAGAAAGCTCGTGCTCAGGAGGGTTCCACAGGAACAAATCTCTTAAAGCTTCTGGAAAATAGGCTTGATAATGTTTGTTTTAGGCTTGGATTTGGACCTACCATCCCAGGTTCAAGACAGTTAGTAAACCATGGGCATGTAACTGTTAATGGCAAAATCACTGACATTGCAAGTTACCAATGCAAGGCTGGAGATGTGATTGCTATCAGAGACAACAAAGCTAGTAAGCAACTGGCTCAAGCTAACTTAGAATTCCCAGGTCTTGCTAATGTTCCTCCGCACCTTGAGCTTGATAAAACCAAACTCTCGGCAAAGATATCTGCAAAGACAGATAGGGAATGGGTTGCTATTGAAATTAATGAATTGTTAGTTGTTGAGTATTACTCAAGAAAAGTTTAG
- a CDS encoding UDP-N-acetylmuramoyl-L-alanyl-D-glutamate--2,6-diaminopimelate ligase, whose protein sequence is MSRYLHTLLKAIDLQVRSGLANPEIKNLSTDSREIEKGDLFLGLEGEKVDGGNFWAKALERGACAAIISKKASLLNPPANEDPVVILPEPVSLFMGKLAADFWGKPSSEICLIGITGTNGKTTTSFLIEFLTTSLGHPSALFGTLINRWPNHEETSKYTTTFAVPLQAKLRKAVQAGVEYAAMEVSSHALSQNRVAGCDFNGAIFTNLSRDHLDYHDSMESYFEAKASLFRSHLIDDDGPRSVINIDDKWGSILAKELNKKCWTCSLKENSQTREKPDLYISNLQIMQDGYMGKLHTPFGVGNFISPLIGEFNLMNMLQAVGILVQRGLPLNDLLEALNKFPGVPGRMQLINMDGFKVKDGYPLVIVDYAHTPDGLQNALIASRSLTKKRLICVFGCGGDRDKGKRSKMGEVAAKFADCIVVTSDNPRQEDPIEIIKDIEKGITIDSEISVEPERSIAIQFAIAKAKKNDVVLIAGKGHEDYQILKDQTIYFDDREQARKALSLRTDVI, encoded by the coding sequence TTGTCGCGTTATCTGCACACTTTGTTGAAAGCAATTGATCTTCAGGTCCGCTCAGGGTTAGCAAATCCAGAAATAAAAAATCTGTCCACTGATTCTAGAGAAATTGAGAAAGGTGATTTGTTCTTAGGTTTAGAAGGTGAAAAAGTTGATGGGGGGAACTTTTGGGCAAAAGCACTTGAGAGAGGTGCTTGTGCAGCCATTATTAGTAAAAAGGCTTCTCTTTTAAATCCGCCAGCTAACGAAGACCCCGTAGTTATTCTCCCAGAGCCTGTATCACTATTTATGGGTAAATTAGCTGCAGATTTTTGGGGTAAGCCATCTAGTGAGATTTGTTTGATAGGTATTACTGGTACTAACGGAAAAACGACTACATCATTTTTAATTGAATTTCTGACTACTTCGCTTGGCCATCCATCCGCTTTGTTTGGAACATTAATTAATAGATGGCCTAATCATGAGGAAACTTCAAAATATACAACTACTTTTGCGGTCCCTTTGCAGGCAAAACTTAGGAAAGCCGTTCAGGCAGGAGTTGAATATGCAGCAATGGAAGTAAGTTCACATGCGTTGTCTCAGAATAGAGTCGCTGGTTGTGATTTTAATGGGGCAATATTTACAAACCTTTCAAGAGACCATTTAGATTATCACGATTCAATGGAATCTTATTTTGAGGCTAAAGCTAGTTTGTTCCGATCACATCTGATAGACGATGATGGTCCTAGATCAGTAATTAATATAGACGATAAATGGGGTTCAATATTAGCAAAAGAGCTCAACAAAAAATGTTGGACATGTTCATTAAAAGAGAACTCCCAAACCAGAGAGAAACCAGATTTATATATTAGCAATCTTCAAATTATGCAAGACGGATACATGGGAAAATTGCATACGCCATTTGGGGTGGGAAATTTTATTTCACCACTAATAGGTGAGTTTAATTTAATGAATATGTTGCAAGCAGTAGGAATTTTAGTTCAAAGGGGACTCCCATTAAATGATCTTTTAGAAGCTTTAAACAAGTTCCCTGGAGTGCCAGGGAGAATGCAACTGATAAACATGGATGGATTTAAAGTAAAAGACGGCTATCCACTAGTGATAGTAGATTATGCTCATACACCAGATGGTTTACAAAATGCTTTAATCGCATCAAGATCATTGACGAAAAAAAGATTAATTTGTGTCTTTGGTTGTGGTGGTGATAGAGATAAAGGTAAAAGATCTAAGATGGGGGAAGTTGCTGCTAAGTTTGCAGATTGTATAGTTGTGACATCTGATAATCCTCGACAAGAAGACCCAATCGAAATTATTAAAGATATTGAAAAGGGTATAACAATTGATTCTGAAATTTCTGTTGAGCCAGAGAGATCCATTGCAATTCAATTTGCCATAGCAAAAGCCAAGAAAAACGATGTTGTTTTAATCGCAGGGAAAGGTCATGAGGATTATCAAATTCTAAAAGATCAGACAATTTATTTTGACGATCGTGAACAAGCTAGAAAAGCACTATCTTTAAGAACAGATGTTATTTGA
- a CDS encoding hydantoin utilization protein A, whose product MLISVLTGFSSGAVHVVSGADHMVAMAPSSVRNPRVALINGLAWGIGHSAGVLILSILGILAKDLINIELMSSYAEFLVGISLLIVGGVAIRTSLKVNIHMHQHMHGEEATHKHFHFHSLGNKLHRSHTHAATGLGVLHGFAGASHLVAVIPALALPLFGALAYLFSYLLGSIFAMGCVVLGISFATSKANKMFYPFLMRSIGALSIVTGIFWLQKTSILTF is encoded by the coding sequence ATGTTGATCAGCGTCTTGACTGGCTTTTCTTCTGGGGCGGTGCATGTAGTTAGTGGTGCTGATCATATGGTGGCAATGGCTCCTTCCTCTGTCAGAAACCCTCGAGTAGCTTTGATAAATGGGTTGGCATGGGGGATTGGGCACTCAGCAGGGGTTTTAATTCTCTCGATATTAGGGATTTTGGCTAAGGACCTAATAAACATTGAACTAATGTCTTCTTATGCAGAGTTTCTTGTTGGTATAAGCCTTTTGATTGTCGGGGGAGTCGCTATTAGGACTTCCTTGAAAGTAAACATTCACATGCATCAGCATATGCATGGAGAAGAAGCGACTCATAAACATTTTCATTTCCATTCACTTGGAAATAAACTTCACAGAAGTCATACACATGCTGCAACTGGATTAGGGGTTTTACACGGGTTCGCTGGAGCCAGTCATTTGGTTGCAGTTATTCCAGCATTAGCATTGCCTTTGTTTGGAGCATTGGCTTATCTATTTTCATATTTACTTGGATCAATTTTTGCAATGGGATGCGTTGTTTTAGGAATATCTTTTGCAACGAGTAAAGCTAATAAAATGTTTTATCCTTTCTTGATGAGATCAATAGGAGCACTATCAATAGTGACTGGAATATTTTGGCTTCAAAAGACCTCAATTCTAACTTTTTAA
- a CDS encoding DUF4214 domain-containing protein, with protein sequence MCFICLQSKGFETDIATVIELTRSSQLSVNAEETNGLQSKEYLSAPTNFQETDSFKPIDPKYLIMGFADGRDEIAIRKEYAGTNREIKVYLSTGGDELIDINLGESENKKYYSLIPEEWQKSYVIDSLEKINEYIDIDLKLVNKRDEADYTIVISPLADNNFLSADTERGKSGNLLSVSYQSGLYTTENNLDLLNHTDFSKKMQKATFVHELGHLLGLEHPFDLIDDDVLNPYYPENFSYLRSEPLFPYEYSLMGWNGSYVDDTNYKDIWFQSVDIKSLEVIWGKSKIMTFSDKSYDFKFYNLGNSQYGIKSKNGTTIDPLTGINLLKFEDKNLNLTNDIKATFDQVTGLNTDSGKMFRLYNASFKRLPDPDGLRYWISNFSSGKDDERAVASSFLASAEFKQRYGDNVSDSIYVNTLYRNVLSRDADTGGLNYWLGQLNSGAETRYEVLLGFSESAENKALFTEMTGFA encoded by the coding sequence ATGTGCTTTATTTGCTTACAATCGAAAGGGTTTGAAACTGATATTGCAACAGTTATTGAACTTACAAGGAGTTCCCAATTATCAGTTAATGCTGAAGAAACAAACGGACTTCAATCTAAAGAATATTTATCAGCTCCCACTAATTTCCAGGAAACAGATTCATTTAAGCCAATAGATCCTAAATATTTAATAATGGGATTTGCAGATGGACGAGATGAAATTGCTATAAGGAAAGAATACGCAGGAACCAATAGGGAAATCAAAGTATATCTATCAACTGGTGGAGATGAATTAATAGATATCAACCTAGGAGAATCAGAAAACAAGAAATACTATTCATTAATACCAGAAGAATGGCAAAAGTCATATGTAATTGACTCTCTTGAAAAAATAAATGAATATATCGACATAGACTTAAAGCTAGTAAATAAAAGAGATGAAGCTGATTACACCATTGTAATCTCACCATTGGCCGATAATAATTTCTTATCAGCAGATACAGAGAGAGGAAAAAGTGGCAATTTACTCTCTGTAAGTTATCAATCTGGACTGTATACCACTGAAAACAATTTAGATCTCTTAAATCACACTGACTTCAGCAAAAAGATGCAGAAAGCAACTTTCGTTCATGAATTAGGACATCTACTTGGATTGGAACACCCATTTGATTTAATTGATGATGATGTGCTTAACCCATATTATCCTGAAAATTTTTCCTATCTTAGAAGTGAACCACTGTTTCCCTATGAATACTCATTGATGGGTTGGAATGGTAGCTATGTCGATGACACTAATTATAAAGACATATGGTTCCAAAGTGTCGATATAAAATCACTTGAAGTTATATGGGGAAAATCAAAAATTATGACTTTTTCTGATAAAAGTTATGATTTTAAATTTTACAATTTAGGGAATTCTCAATATGGGATAAAGAGTAAAAATGGAACAACTATTGATCCTCTAACTGGCATTAACCTTTTAAAGTTTGAAGATAAAAATTTAAATCTTACAAACGATATAAAAGCAACTTTTGATCAAGTCACTGGGCTGAATACAGACTCTGGAAAAATGTTCCGCCTATACAATGCCTCCTTTAAACGTCTACCTGACCCCGATGGACTACGATATTGGATTAGTAATTTCAGTTCTGGGAAAGATGATGAACGAGCCGTAGCTTCATCTTTTTTAGCTTCTGCTGAATTTAAGCAGCGTTATGGAGACAACGTCTCGGATTCAATCTATGTCAATACTCTGTATAGAAATGTCCTAAGCAGAGATGCTGATACCGGTGGATTGAACTATTGGTTAGGTCAATTAAATAGCGGAGCAGAAACAAGATATGAAGTTCTCCTTGGCTTCTCCGAATCAGCAGAAAATAAAGCTCTCTTTACTGAGATGACTGGATTTGCCTAA
- a CDS encoding thermonuclease family protein, with the protein MPKYKLNSEQRFIRNLLIGFFSALFIVFVLAMITLFQTLTTYPSASDLPIVTIQNCYDVDTCTTTEGEQIQLACIDTPELREKKADLIAAKAARDYLNDLVAGSAISIRRISEDRYGRTVAELSKGPINIQEHLVEKGFARIYKRYSSQCEWSMNKI; encoded by the coding sequence ATGCCAAAATATAAACTGAACTCTGAACAGCGATTTATAAGAAATCTACTTATTGGATTTTTCTCAGCATTATTTATTGTCTTTGTATTAGCGATGATTACGCTCTTCCAGACACTAACCACTTATCCAAGCGCTTCTGATCTGCCAATAGTCACCATACAAAACTGCTACGACGTGGATACTTGTACAACTACCGAAGGAGAACAGATCCAACTTGCTTGTATTGATACTCCTGAATTGAGAGAAAAAAAAGCTGATCTAATTGCTGCTAAAGCAGCAAGAGATTATTTAAATGATTTAGTTGCCGGATCAGCAATAAGCATTCGCCGTATCAGTGAAGATCGATATGGAAGAACAGTCGCGGAGTTATCAAAAGGTCCTATTAATATTCAAGAACACCTAGTTGAAAAAGGCTTTGCACGTATCTATAAAAGGTATTCAAGTCAATGTGAGTGGAGCATGAATAAAATATGA
- a CDS encoding NifU family protein: MSDETLALTTENVEKVLDELRPFLMADGGNVEIAEIDGPIVKVRLQGACGSCPSSTMTLKMGIERKLREMIPEVSEVIQVL; this comes from the coding sequence ATGAGCGACGAAACTCTTGCACTGACGACAGAAAACGTTGAAAAGGTTCTTGATGAATTAAGACCTTTTCTGATGGCTGATGGAGGAAATGTAGAGATAGCTGAAATAGATGGACCAATCGTCAAAGTTAGACTTCAGGGGGCTTGCGGAAGTTGCCCTAGTAGCACAATGACTTTAAAAATGGGTATTGAAAGAAAACTAAGGGAAATGATTCCGGAGGTTAGCGAGGTAATACAAGTTTTATAA
- a CDS encoding tetratricopeptide repeat protein has translation MKLRKTLISLGISAATATGLSLLKVNKDLVVGSTAVVVGAGLMIALKDKIELNKKARDYEYFFNRAQDKFELADYEEAILDYNKALELSPTEICLVYSMRGNAKRNSGDFEGAISDQNKALDFDPLYADGYFNRGIAKFKKGDFDDAIEDYSQVIKINPKDSDAFFNRGHVKKEMGEMKGACEDWRKAAELGDDDAAKFFRENCE, from the coding sequence ATGAAACTCCGTAAAACATTGATTTCCTTAGGCATTAGTGCTGCCACTGCTACTGGTTTATCGCTACTAAAAGTTAATAAGGATCTTGTTGTTGGATCTACTGCTGTAGTTGTGGGTGCAGGATTAATGATTGCTTTAAAAGATAAGATCGAGCTAAATAAAAAAGCAAGAGATTATGAATATTTTTTTAATAGAGCACAAGATAAATTTGAACTCGCAGATTATGAAGAGGCAATACTTGACTACAACAAAGCTTTGGAACTTTCACCTACTGAGATTTGCCTTGTCTACTCAATGCGCGGTAATGCAAAACGTAATTCAGGTGATTTTGAAGGTGCAATCTCCGATCAAAATAAGGCATTAGATTTCGATCCTTTATATGCAGATGGATATTTCAATAGAGGTATTGCCAAATTTAAAAAGGGAGATTTTGATGATGCAATTGAAGACTATTCACAAGTTATAAAAATCAACCCAAAAGATTCAGATGCATTTTTTAATCGTGGTCATGTAAAAAAAGAAATGGGAGAGATGAAAGGTGCATGTGAAGATTGGAGAAAAGCTGCAGAGCTTGGGGATGACGATGCTGCAAAATTCTTTAGGGAAAATTGCGAATGA